The Natribaculum luteum genome contains the following window.
GGATCGCACCACAGGAACCGACGCGAATCAGCGTGTCGACGCCCACGCGGGCGAGTTCCTCGACCGCGATCGCGGCCGACGGGCTGCCGATCCCCGTGGACGTGACCGAGATCGGCGTCCCCTCGTAGGTTCCGGTCGCCGTTCGATACTCCCGGTGGTGGGCGCGAACCTCACCCTCGTCCCAGCAGTCGACGATCTTCTCGACGCGTTCGGGGTTTCCCGGCAGGAGGACGGTATCGGCGACGTCGCCCGGAGCGATCTCGAGGTGGTACTGTACGTCGGCGTTCGGGTCTTCACTGTCGCCCGGCATTCGGCAGTCGGATTCGGTTCGGGACCGTATATAAATGTAGGGCAGCCGTAGGTCCGATCATGGCGAAGGGAACGCTCGAGGACACGTACGTCGCCGCCCTCCAGCACGATCGGGCGGACGTCGACCCGACGGCGACGCTCGTCGGCGTCGTCCGGCGACCGACGTCGTGGTTTCACGCGGCCGTCGACGAGAACGTCCCCGAACTCGGCCCCCCCGCGGCGTTGCTCGAGGACGTCCGCGCCGCCGAGGAGGACCTGAAGATGCAGGGGATCTGCGAGGAGGGGGCACACAACGCCGCCTGGCACCGGGCCGACTTCGAGGATCGGTACCGCCGGCACCTCGCAGAATCGCCCGAGGCAACGGCGGCGATCGCGGCCCTCGAGGAACGGCTCGAGGCGGGCGAGTCGCTGGCGCTGGTCTGCTACGAGAACACCGACAAGAAGCGGTGTCACCGGACGATTCTGCGAGACGTCCTCGAGGAGGACCCGTAGACGGACCGGTCCGGCGCGGACGCGCGACTCGAGTTGAGTACTCGCGTGAGCGGGAGTAGGTCGGGTACACGGACCGAGTCGGGTCGGTCAGATAGTTTTTTTGACGGCAGTGTGGAATGAAAAACAGTGATCGATGAGAACGGACGAGGACTTCCCCGCGGTCGCCGCCATCTTCGTCGTCGGGATGGCGCTCCCGATCGCCGTCGCCCTGGCGATACACGACGTGCTCGCGCTCTACCTGACGGGCCGTCAGTTCGCGTCTCTCGGTGCGGCCGCGTTCGCCCTCCTCACGTGGGTACTCCTCGAAGCGCGGGAGATAGACCGCGCGAACTTCCTGGTCGCGTCGCTCGTCCTCCCGTGGATCGGGGCCGTCGGAGTGGTATTCGTGGGATTCACGGTGGGACAACACCCCGGTGGCTTTCGATACCTCTTCGGGGAGTTCGAGGATCTCGGAGCGTACGCGGCGCTGTACACGATCGGTGGCGTCGTGGCCGTGGCACTCCTGCGAGGAGTCGAACGGTTCACACGGCGGGACGGCTGGCGTCCCGCACCGCTGACCGTCGCCGTCGGCCTCGTCGCCGTCCTCGTGCTCGGGTCGGCAGTGGGCGGCGCGTACGTGACCATCGCCGCGAGTTCCGCCTCGATCTCGGACGTCGAGGCCGACGTCATCGATCGGCGATCGAGCTACGAGACCGACGGGACGGGGCTGGTCGTCGTCGTCGAGGGCGAACCGACGGAGCTTCGCCTGACGGTGACCGCGCCCGACGGGACGACGGCAGTCGAGCGGCTCACGGACGAGGATCTGCGGGACGGAACGGCCACGGTCGAACTCGAGGACTGGCGATTCGACGCGCCCCTGCGAGCCGGGACGTACGAGGTTGAGTTGTCGGCGCTGACGGGTGTGACGGTCGATCGGACGACGTACACGATCGAAACCGAGCCCACGCCGTCGCTTCGGCAGGTCGAGGTCGTGCCGCCGAACGGCGAACCCACCATCGACGTTCCCACCGACGCGACGGGAAGAGAGAGTGGAACCGAGAGCCAGGTCCGGATCGTCACCGTGATCGCGAACGAGGGCGACGCCCCCAGCGAGTTCGCCACCAGACTCGTGGCCGGCGACGGCGAATTCGTCACGGTCGAGGCGATCGTGATCGAACCCGGCCGGTCCGGTGTGACCGTCGTCGGCCTGTCCGACGAGGACGTCGAGCGGGTCCACCGGGAAAGCGACGGAGAACTCGAGGTGGAAGTCATCTTCGACGGCGAGGTCGTCACGACAGAGCGCGTGATGCTCCCCGCACCCGAAACCGACAGCGGGTAGCGACGAACGCCGTGCCGTCGCGTTACTCGAGGGTCGCTTCCGTGATCGTGTTGGGCAACAGTTCGCCGAGCGTGTACTCGCTGACCGAATCGCCCTCGTCACAGAGCACGAGGAGGTCCGGATCGCAAAACTCCGTGAGCGTCTGGCGACACATCCCACAGGGCGTGACCCCGTCGCGGCGGTCGGAGCTGACGGCGATCCGCGAAAAGTCGCGATGTCCCTCCTTGACCGCCTCGGCGATCGCCACCTCCTCGGCGTGGAGGCTGTTACTGAAGTTCGCGTTCTCGAGGTTGCAGCCGACGAACACCTCGCCGTCGGCGGTCTCGAGGGCTGCTCCGACGCGGTACCCGGAGTACGGAACGTGTGCGCGGTCCTGTACGTCGCGGGCCGTCTCGACGAGGTCGTCGACGGAAGATCGGTCGTCGTCCATGGCGAGCGATAGGTCGACGGCGTGCAAGAAACCACCGTCCGCCGGACCTAGTCGCGTCGGTCGCTACTGCCGCCCGTCGACTCGAGCAGGCGATCGATCTCCTCGTCTGCGAACCCGAACTCGGCGAGGACCTCGGCGGTGTGGGATCCGTGGCAGGGAAGCGCGGAGCGATCCGGTGTACCGTTGGCGTCGACCGGCGACTCGATCCCTGGCGGCGCTTCCCGTCGTACCGTTCCCCGCGTCTCGTACTGCGGGTGCTCGAGCGCCTCCCGCGGCGTCAACACTGGCTCGACTGGGATTTCGGGGTCGTCGAGAGCGACCCACTCCTCGCGGGTTCGACTCGCGAACAGTTCCTCGAGTTCTTCCCGGAGCACCGCCCGCTCGGCGGGGTCGTCGGTTCCGTGGGTCGACTCGAGGTCGGGGCGGTCGACGGCGCGACAGAACGCCGTCCAGAACTTCCGCTCGAGCGCCGCGAACGTGACGTACCGGCCGTCGGCGGTTTCGTAGACGTCGTACCAGGGGAGCGCGCCGGTCAGTGGCGTCTCGCCCGGTCGGGGGTCGTCGCCGAGGGCGGCCGGCAGGGTCACGACCTGCGAGAACGACAGGACGGCATCGGAAAGCGAGAGGTCGAGGTGGGTTCCGGTGCCGTCGCCGAGTTCCCGCGAGAGCAGTGCGGAGACGATACCGAAGGCGGCGGTCAGCCCGCCGGCCATGTCCGCGATCGGGTAGCCGGGAATCCGCGGCGCTTCGTCGGCGTCCGCCCGGGTCATGTCCAGCAGCCCGGCGAGACCGACGTAGTTCAGGTCGTGGCCGGCCCGGTCGCGGTGCGGCCCCTCGCGCCCGTAGCCGGTCAGCGAGCAGTAGACCAGTCCCGGATTGTGCTCGCCGACCGTCTCGTAGTCGATCCCGAGGCGCTCGGTCACGCCCGGACGGAAGCTCTCGACCAGGACGTCTGCCTGCGCTAGCATGCGGTAAAGGGCGTCCCGGCCAGTGTCGCTTTTCAGG
Protein-coding sequences here:
- a CDS encoding DUF488 domain-containing protein, with translation MAKGTLEDTYVAALQHDRADVDPTATLVGVVRRPTSWFHAAVDENVPELGPPAALLEDVRAAEEDLKMQGICEEGAHNAAWHRADFEDRYRRHLAESPEATAAIAALEERLEAGESLALVCYENTDKKRCHRTILRDVLEEDP
- the cdd gene encoding cytidine deaminase → MHAVDLSLAMDDDRSSVDDLVETARDVQDRAHVPYSGYRVGAALETADGEVFVGCNLENANFSNSLHAEEVAIAEAVKEGHRDFSRIAVSSDRRDGVTPCGMCRQTLTEFCDPDLLVLCDEGDSVSEYTLGELLPNTITEATLE
- a CDS encoding CaiB/BaiF CoA transferase family protein, which produces MRLDDVCVLDLTRLLPGPYATQLLADCGADVIKIEDPDTGDYARDLPPRTDSGVGAVFAAVNRGKRSVTLDLKSDTGRDALYRMLAQADVLVESFRPGVTERLGIDYETVGEHNPGLVYCSLTGYGREGPHRDRAGHDLNYVGLAGLLDMTRADADEAPRIPGYPIADMAGGLTAAFGIVSALLSRELGDGTGTHLDLSLSDAVLSFSQVVTLPAALGDDPRPGETPLTGALPWYDVYETADGRYVTFAALERKFWTAFCRAVDRPDLESTHGTDDPAERAVLREELEELFASRTREEWVALDDPEIPVEPVLTPREALEHPQYETRGTVRREAPPGIESPVDANGTPDRSALPCHGSHTAEVLAEFGFADEEIDRLLESTGGSSDRRD